The Novosphingobium kaempferiae genome includes a window with the following:
- a CDS encoding SDR family NAD(P)-dependent oxidoreductase, whose protein sequence is MDATRLDGAIALVTGANGDIGSAVCHLLAARGATVIRSDLRPSADGADGFLPLDVTSEASWSETLATIESRHGALDILVNNAGIAPMERLDAMALEDWRRCQQVNVEGMFLGLKLASPLLARSGSRRAGGASVVNLCSGASDRPAAFSAAYCVSKAAARMLTRVAAVEFAALKQPIRVNSVHPGVVESAMMDDILATYSRITGGTPVEDLRAGVASGNPMGRFVEPAEVAEAVAFLASSAARYVHGDAIHVDGGYAAS, encoded by the coding sequence ATGGACGCGACCCGCCTCGACGGTGCCATCGCCCTCGTCACCGGCGCGAACGGGGACATCGGCTCGGCCGTGTGTCACCTGCTGGCAGCGCGCGGCGCCACCGTGATCCGCTCGGACCTGCGACCATCTGCCGATGGCGCGGACGGGTTTCTCCCGCTCGACGTCACCAGCGAGGCAAGCTGGAGCGAGACGCTGGCGACCATCGAAAGCCGCCACGGCGCGCTCGACATCCTCGTCAACAACGCCGGCATCGCCCCGATGGAAAGGCTGGACGCGATGGCGCTGGAAGACTGGCGGCGCTGCCAGCAGGTCAATGTCGAGGGGATGTTCCTCGGCCTCAAGCTGGCCTCGCCGCTGCTCGCCCGCAGCGGATCGCGGCGAGCAGGCGGCGCCTCGGTGGTGAACCTGTGCTCGGGCGCGTCGGACCGGCCCGCCGCGTTCAGCGCCGCCTATTGCGTCAGCAAGGCCGCCGCCCGAATGCTCACCCGCGTCGCCGCGGTGGAGTTCGCGGCCCTCAAGCAGCCGATCCGGGTCAACTCGGTGCATCCCGGCGTCGTCGAATCCGCGATGATGGACGACATCCTCGCCACCTATTCGCGCATCACCGGCGGCACTCCGGTCGAGGATCTGCGCGCAGGGGTCGCCTCCGGCAACCCGATGGGCCGCTTCGTCGAGCCCGCCGAAGTGGCCGAAGCCGTCGCATTCCTGGCCTCCAGCGCCGCCCGCTACGTCCACGGCGACGCGATCCACGTCGATGGCGGCTACGCGGCGAGTTAG
- a CDS encoding phospholipase D family protein, with the protein MAGLQRWHTALLGLGALAAAGFGLHRANRLPKRHARRTPAPAVSGETTLSRVAKEMAAQHPGLSGLHLLADGVDAFAARYLLVKAAERTLDLQYYIWHGDRTGTLLLEAVHEAAQRGVRVRLLLDDNGITGLDRVLAALNDHPNIEVRIFNPFRIRYPKAIGFLVDFGRLNRRMHNKSFTVDGAVTIVGGRNVGDEYFGAGDGALFADLDVLALGPVAGEVEADFERYWISESAYPARQILPILGRAQRRKLVRRASVVESDASARQYVERLRSLPIVREAAEGTLDLEWAEVRMISDDPAKVVRDLDYANLLAGKLDSAIGRPQRELAIVSGYFVPGEEGTAQLSAYAQQGVKVTVLTNGYSSTDVALVHAGYVPWRRRLLRAGVRLFETAAEVHEEPSRKDRRKERRKGRRLGIGSNLRPTGSGSFAALRSGASTVHAKTITADRERLFVGSFNFDPRSMRLNTELGFVIDSPLLAAQVADAFETIIPAVAYEVTLDAQGRLRWSDEDGTETREPGMGLLDSAMIAVASRLPIGWLL; encoded by the coding sequence ATGGCAGGATTGCAGCGATGGCACACCGCGCTGCTGGGGCTGGGCGCCCTGGCGGCGGCCGGGTTCGGGCTGCATCGCGCCAATCGCCTGCCCAAGCGCCATGCCCGCCGCACGCCCGCGCCTGCCGTGTCCGGCGAGACCACGCTCTCGCGCGTCGCCAAGGAGATGGCGGCGCAGCATCCCGGGCTCTCGGGGCTGCACCTGCTGGCGGATGGCGTGGACGCCTTCGCCGCGCGCTACCTGCTGGTCAAGGCGGCGGAGCGCACGCTCGACCTCCAGTACTACATCTGGCACGGCGACCGCACCGGCACCCTGCTGCTGGAGGCGGTGCACGAGGCCGCGCAGCGCGGCGTCAGGGTGCGGCTGCTGCTGGACGACAACGGCATCACCGGCCTCGACCGCGTGCTGGCGGCGCTCAACGACCATCCCAATATCGAGGTGCGGATCTTCAACCCGTTCCGCATCCGCTACCCCAAGGCGATCGGCTTCCTCGTCGACTTCGGGCGGCTCAACCGGCGGATGCACAACAAGAGCTTCACGGTGGACGGCGCCGTCACCATCGTCGGCGGGCGCAACGTGGGCGACGAGTACTTCGGCGCGGGCGACGGCGCGCTGTTCGCCGACCTCGACGTACTGGCGCTCGGCCCCGTGGCGGGCGAGGTGGAGGCCGATTTCGAGCGCTACTGGATCAGCGAGTCCGCTTATCCCGCCCGCCAGATCCTGCCGATCCTTGGCCGGGCGCAGCGCCGCAAGCTCGTGCGCCGGGCCTCGGTAGTGGAAAGCGACGCCTCCGCGCGCCAGTACGTCGAGCGCCTGCGCAGCCTGCCCATCGTGCGCGAGGCGGCGGAGGGCACGCTCGACCTCGAATGGGCCGAAGTGCGGATGATAAGCGACGATCCCGCCAAGGTCGTGCGCGATCTCGACTACGCGAACCTGCTGGCGGGCAAGCTCGACAGCGCCATCGGCAGGCCGCAGCGCGAACTGGCCATCGTTTCGGGCTACTTCGTGCCGGGCGAGGAGGGCACCGCGCAACTGAGCGCCTACGCGCAGCAGGGCGTGAAGGTGACGGTGCTGACCAACGGCTATTCCTCCACCGACGTGGCGCTGGTCCACGCGGGTTACGTGCCGTGGCGCAGGCGCCTGCTGCGCGCGGGCGTGCGGCTGTTCGAGACGGCGGCGGAGGTGCATGAGGAACCCTCCCGCAAGGACCGACGCAAGGAGCGTCGCAAGGGCAGGCGGCTCGGCATCGGCAGCAACCTGCGGCCGACCGGCAGCGGCTCCTTCGCGGCGTTGCGGTCGGGCGCGTCCACCGTACACGCCAAGACAATCACGGCGGACCGCGAGCGGCTGTTCGTCGGCTCGTTCAACTTCGACCCGCGCTCGATGCGGCTCAATACTGAACTGGGCTTCGTGATCGACAGCCCGCTGCTGGCGGCGCAGGTGGCGGATGCGTTCGAGACGATCATTCCCGCCGTCGCCTACGAGGTCACCCTCGATGCGCAGGGCCGCCTGCGGTGGAGCGACGAGGATGGCACCGAGACGCGCGAGCCGGGGATGGGGCTGCTGGACAGCGCGATGATCGCCGTGGCCTCGCGCCTGCCGATCGGGTGGCTGCTTTAG
- a CDS encoding formate/nitrite transporter family protein, translating into MTDISEPEAEPDEGLDADETRDVEERRAGSSKIVHEVVRLQGEEELRRPALALTLSGIAAGLAIALSLLCELFLRSHLPDTDWAPLVYFLGYPIGYVIVIMGRLQLFTESTVTAVLPVAKTPSLDNFARLARLWTCVLAGNLVGVTLVSALMAGEIIVTHEQHMVALDILGKLELQHWTRTLTLGIPAGFIMAAVAWVLPNARGSEFWVIFALTYVIALGGFAHVVTGSSQVSFLWLSGSIGFGEAWLEFALPALVGNIIGGTGLFAVLAHGQMRSDLSAEE; encoded by the coding sequence ATGACCGACATATCCGAGCCCGAAGCCGAACCCGATGAAGGCCTCGACGCTGACGAGACGCGCGATGTCGAGGAAAGGCGCGCGGGTTCCTCCAAGATCGTCCATGAGGTCGTGCGCCTTCAGGGCGAGGAGGAACTGCGCCGACCTGCCCTCGCGCTGACCCTGTCGGGCATTGCGGCGGGCCTCGCGATCGCGCTGTCGCTGCTGTGCGAGCTGTTCCTGCGCAGCCACCTGCCCGATACCGACTGGGCGCCGCTGGTCTATTTCCTCGGCTATCCGATCGGCTACGTGATCGTCATCATGGGTCGACTACAACTCTTCACCGAAAGCACGGTGACGGCGGTCCTGCCGGTCGCGAAAACGCCGTCGCTGGACAACTTCGCAAGGCTCGCCCGGCTCTGGACCTGCGTCCTTGCGGGAAATCTCGTGGGCGTCACGCTGGTCAGCGCCCTGATGGCGGGCGAGATCATCGTCACCCATGAGCAGCACATGGTCGCGCTCGACATCCTCGGCAAGCTCGAACTCCAGCACTGGACGCGCACCCTGACGCTGGGGATTCCCGCCGGGTTCATCATGGCGGCGGTCGCCTGGGTACTGCCCAATGCGCGTGGCAGCGAGTTCTGGGTGATCTTCGCGCTGACTTACGTGATTGCGCTGGGCGGCTTCGCGCACGTCGTCACCGGGTCGTCGCAGGTCAGCTTCCTGTGGCTCAGCGGCAGCATCGGCTTTGGCGAGGCGTGGCTGGAATTTGCTTTGCCTGCGCTGGTGGGCAACATCATCGGCGGCACCGGCCTGTTCGCCGTCCTCGCCCATGGCCAGATGCGCAGCGACCTAAGTGCGGAAGAATAG
- a CDS encoding NtaA/DmoA family FMN-dependent monooxygenase (This protein belongs to a clade of FMN-dependent monooxygenases, within a broader family of flavin-dependent oxidoreductases, the luciferase-like monooxygenase (LMM) family, some of whose members use coenzyme F420 rather than FMN.) translates to MSKHIHLVSFLINSPINHTVLSWAQPGDNRLDALHDLRLWQELAQTLERGRFDGIFFADTPGVFDRYRDSHEDAVKYGVCWPCMDPVVLLSALAAATTHLGLAATMSTSSYQPWTIVRQLGTIDYLSGGRVGWNIVTGHLRGEHRALGLHQLEHDRRYDRADEYMEVCYKLWNSVKPGAIVADRAAGIYADPAKVEFIDHQGEFFSCQTVSPVPPSPQGHPVLFQAGSSGRGQQFAVSHADVVFSIQPNVAGMKRFAANLADAARGAGKPVPGVSFGIQPIVGGTEEEAKRKLADLVEKLPIDGCLARLSGTMGVDFAGMDLDQPLAEIETQASQGLMKAFANIEGDRPLTLREVAVRWGLAVGKPQIVGTPEQVASEMERIWRETGCHGYNVTPTVMASSVTDFVDQVVPVLQKKGVYRTEYEGTTFRENLGLS, encoded by the coding sequence ATGAGCAAGCACATCCATCTGGTCAGCTTCCTGATCAATTCGCCCATCAACCATACGGTGTTGAGCTGGGCGCAGCCGGGGGACAATCGCCTCGACGCGCTGCATGACCTGCGGTTGTGGCAGGAACTGGCGCAGACGCTGGAGCGTGGGCGGTTCGACGGGATCTTCTTCGCCGATACGCCGGGCGTTTTCGACCGCTATCGCGACAGTCACGAGGATGCGGTGAAGTACGGGGTGTGCTGGCCCTGCATGGACCCGGTGGTGCTGCTTTCCGCGCTCGCCGCCGCGACGACGCATCTGGGGCTGGCGGCGACGATGTCGACCAGTTCGTACCAGCCTTGGACCATCGTGCGCCAGCTGGGCACCATCGATTACCTTTCCGGCGGGCGGGTCGGCTGGAACATCGTGACGGGGCACTTGCGCGGAGAGCACCGCGCGCTGGGTCTGCACCAGCTGGAGCATGACCGCCGCTACGACCGCGCCGACGAGTACATGGAGGTCTGCTACAAGCTGTGGAACTCGGTGAAGCCGGGGGCCATCGTCGCGGACCGGGCGGCGGGGATCTATGCCGACCCGGCGAAGGTCGAGTTCATCGACCATCAGGGCGAGTTCTTCTCGTGCCAGACGGTGTCGCCGGTGCCGCCCTCGCCGCAGGGGCATCCGGTGCTGTTCCAGGCGGGCAGCTCCGGGCGCGGGCAGCAGTTCGCGGTCAGCCATGCCGACGTGGTGTTCTCGATCCAGCCCAACGTCGCCGGGATGAAGAGGTTCGCGGCCAACCTTGCCGATGCGGCGCGCGGTGCGGGCAAGCCGGTGCCGGGCGTCAGCTTCGGCATCCAGCCCATCGTCGGCGGCACCGAGGAGGAGGCGAAGCGCAAGCTGGCCGATCTGGTCGAGAAGCTGCCGATCGACGGCTGCCTTGCGCGGCTTTCGGGGACGATGGGCGTGGACTTTGCGGGCATGGACCTCGACCAGCCGCTGGCGGAGATCGAGACGCAGGCGTCGCAGGGGCTGATGAAGGCTTTCGCCAATATCGAGGGCGACCGGCCGCTCACCTTGCGCGAAGTGGCGGTGCGCTGGGGCCTTGCGGTAGGCAAGCCGCAGATCGTCGGCACGCCCGAGCAGGTGGCGAGCGAAATGGAGCGCATCTGGCGCGAGACCGGCTGCCACGGCTACAACGTGACGCCTACGGTGATGGCCAGTTCCGTCACCGACTTCGTCGACCAGGTGGTGCCGGTCCTCCAGAAGAAGGGCGTCTATCGCACCGAGTACGAGGGCACGACCTTCCGCGAGAATCTGGGCCTGTCCTGA
- a CDS encoding nuclear transport factor 2 family protein produces the protein MSISQVADRQAITNVLAQHSRGVDRADAGLLADCYHPDGTVDYRFYAGPAPGFAAILCAAQKAGPVTLHRTAQMWIETEGDHAVSESYIMAYASSPGESGPTTQHLICGRYLDRHERRDGRWRMNHRTYVLDTSVNWTGGPEVIGALPALGPLDHHVPTGGHGSADAGIALLAQACAKNPTRGAQTMTHDASTIDAVVSRQQIADLTMAYCRGVDRADEALLAGVFHPDSTIVSGAFNGDGCTFAAEICALVEATYEQTFHSIANQWIEVDGDGAVGETYVIAVSTSRGDEKTDTLTGGRYIDRFERRDGRWAIAERTFVLDWLRSEPSTRDMTGGMYAALDLHGTRGKGDPVYAFGKA, from the coding sequence ATGAGCATCTCCCAGGTCGCCGACCGACAGGCCATCACCAACGTCCTCGCCCAGCACAGCCGGGGCGTGGACCGCGCCGATGCGGGGCTGCTGGCGGACTGCTATCATCCCGACGGCACCGTGGACTATCGCTTCTACGCCGGGCCCGCGCCCGGGTTCGCCGCGATCCTGTGCGCCGCGCAGAAGGCGGGGCCGGTCACCCTCCACCGCACCGCGCAGATGTGGATCGAAACCGAGGGCGACCACGCCGTGTCCGAAAGCTACATCATGGCCTACGCTTCCAGCCCCGGAGAGAGTGGTCCCACAACGCAGCATCTGATCTGCGGGCGCTACCTCGACCGGCACGAGCGCCGCGACGGACGATGGCGAATGAACCACCGCACTTACGTGCTCGACACCAGCGTGAACTGGACCGGCGGGCCAGAGGTGATTGGGGCCTTGCCCGCGCTCGGCCCGCTCGACCACCACGTCCCCACCGGCGGCCACGGCAGCGCCGATGCAGGCATCGCCCTGCTCGCGCAGGCCTGCGCGAAGAACCCGACCCGAGGAGCCCAAACGATGACGCACGATGCCAGCACGATCGACGCGGTGGTCTCCCGCCAGCAGATCGCCGACCTCACCATGGCCTACTGCCGCGGCGTCGACCGCGCCGACGAGGCATTGTTGGCGGGCGTGTTCCACCCCGACAGCACCATCGTCAGCGGTGCGTTCAACGGGGACGGGTGCACGTTCGCCGCCGAGATCTGCGCATTGGTGGAGGCGACTTACGAGCAGACCTTCCACTCCATCGCGAACCAGTGGATCGAGGTGGATGGCGACGGCGCGGTGGGCGAGACTTACGTGATCGCCGTCTCCACCTCGCGCGGGGACGAGAAGACCGACACCCTCACCGGTGGCCGCTACATCGACCGCTTCGAGCGGCGTGACGGGCGCTGGGCCATCGCCGAGCGGACGTTCGTGCTCGACTGGCTGCGCTCCGAGCCGAGCACGCGCGACATGACCGGCGGCATGTACGCCGCGCTCGACCTGCACGGCACGCGCGGCAAGGGCGATCCCGTCTACGCCTTCGGGAAGGCCTGA
- a CDS encoding alpha-hydroxy acid oxidase, translated as MADIRGRAHNIAQIRALARRRLPRAIWEFIERGTEDDRLIAANVAALQSVQLLPRTLRDVGERSAEIELFGRRQPLPLVIAPTGVSDLLWHRGERAIARAAASAGIPFTQTTSSTTSFADIAGCATSGHWMQMYLWERRDLSWQVVEAARENGAEVLVLTVDTPIWPLREFNRRAGMSNPVRPNATLVADFLKRPSWFASVICRYYLEGGLPQFANYPAEVGGKLTGTVSRVANSASVSWKDVDELRRRWPGKLVIKGVLSAQDARIALDHGVDGIAVSNHGGRNFDSSPPAIDVLAGIVDAVGDRATVLFDSGVRRGADVVKALAIGAKAVLVGRATLYGCAAGGKAGARHAIDLLANEIDVAMAMLGVSRLEELDRSYLMSGTFREGDAA; from the coding sequence ATGGCCGATATCCGGGGCAGGGCTCACAACATCGCGCAAATCCGCGCGCTGGCGCGGCGGCGCCTGCCGCGCGCGATCTGGGAGTTCATCGAGCGCGGGACCGAGGACGACCGGCTGATCGCGGCCAACGTGGCGGCGCTCCAGTCGGTGCAGCTGCTGCCGCGCACCTTGCGCGACGTGGGGGAGCGCTCGGCGGAGATCGAGCTGTTCGGCCGCCGCCAGCCGCTGCCGCTGGTGATCGCGCCGACGGGGGTGTCGGATCTGCTGTGGCATCGCGGCGAGCGCGCCATCGCCCGCGCCGCGGCTTCGGCGGGGATACCCTTCACCCAGACGACGAGTTCGACAACCAGCTTTGCCGACATCGCCGGGTGCGCGACCTCGGGCCACTGGATGCAGATGTACTTGTGGGAGCGGCGCGACCTGTCGTGGCAGGTGGTGGAGGCGGCGCGGGAGAACGGGGCGGAGGTGCTCGTCCTGACGGTCGACACGCCGATATGGCCGCTGCGCGAATTCAACCGGCGGGCGGGGATGTCGAACCCGGTGCGGCCCAATGCCACGCTGGTGGCGGACTTCCTGAAGCGGCCTTCGTGGTTCGCCTCGGTGATCTGCCGCTACTATCTGGAGGGCGGGCTGCCGCAGTTCGCCAACTATCCGGCGGAAGTAGGCGGCAAGCTGACCGGCACCGTCAGCCGGGTGGCGAACTCGGCCTCGGTCAGCTGGAAGGACGTCGACGAATTGCGCCGCCGCTGGCCGGGCAAGCTGGTCATCAAGGGCGTGCTGAGTGCGCAGGACGCGCGGATCGCGCTCGATCATGGGGTCGACGGCATCGCCGTCTCCAACCATGGCGGGCGCAACTTCGACAGTTCCCCGCCCGCGATCGACGTGCTGGCGGGGATCGTCGATGCCGTGGGGGACCGCGCGACGGTGCTGTTCGACAGCGGCGTGCGGCGCGGGGCGGACGTGGTGAAGGCGCTCGCCATCGGGGCGAAGGCGGTGCTGGTGGGACGCGCCACGCTCTATGGCTGCGCGGCGGGCGGAAAGGCGGGCGCGCGTCATGCGATAGACTTGCTGGCGAACGAGATCGACGTCGCCATGGCCATGCTGGGGGTGTCGCGGCTGGAGGAGCTGGACCGGAGCTACCTGATGTCGGGCACGTTTCGCGAAGGGGATGCAGCCTAA
- a CDS encoding SRPBCC family protein yields MASLEARLIGITIDRPMDEAYAFASRPENFPEWAAGMSSSLHRDGERWLAETPLGEATIRFSPANDFGVLDHWVMLPGKPVVYIPLRLIENGTGTQVVFTLFRQPGMTDADFDRDAAMVGKDLTALKRLLENREPLESRQS; encoded by the coding sequence ATGGCCAGTCTCGAAGCCCGCCTGATCGGTATCACGATCGATCGCCCCATGGACGAGGCCTACGCCTTTGCCAGTCGGCCCGAGAACTTTCCGGAGTGGGCGGCGGGCATGTCGTCGTCGCTGCACCGGGACGGCGAGCGATGGCTGGCGGAGACGCCGCTCGGGGAGGCCACGATCCGGTTCAGCCCTGCGAACGACTTCGGCGTGCTCGACCACTGGGTCATGCTGCCCGGCAAGCCGGTGGTCTACATCCCGCTGCGCCTGATCGAGAACGGCACCGGGACGCAGGTGGTGTTCACGCTGTTCCGGCAGCCCGGCATGACCGACGCGGATTTCGACAGGGACGCCGCGATGGTCGGGAAGGATCTCACCGCGCTCAAGCGCCTGCTGGAAAACCGTGAGCCTCTCGAAAGCAGGCAGTCATGA
- a CDS encoding murein L,D-transpeptidase catalytic domain family protein, with the protein MAQHETMMHRRAMMMAGAAMVVGACSRSSSPLTSTPLAAPALPPGKLSSVPAVARGDSGPKTFSTVEPSLLRKALASLDRHGDRIKARDRIAIVDFSASSSDMRMHFLDVADGKASRLLVAHGSGSDPRHTGFVERFSNAFNSNASSEGAFLTQDYYVGKHGRSQRLVGLDPTNSNALARAVVIHSAWYANEDMIRTHGKLGRSQGCFAVGENKLDDVFSFLGKGRMIFAART; encoded by the coding sequence ATGGCCCAGCATGAAACCATGATGCATCGCCGGGCGATGATGATGGCGGGCGCGGCCATGGTAGTCGGCGCCTGTTCACGGTCCTCTTCGCCTCTGACGTCCACACCGCTTGCGGCACCTGCGCTGCCGCCCGGAAAACTGTCGAGCGTTCCCGCAGTAGCGCGCGGCGACAGCGGGCCGAAAACGTTCTCGACCGTAGAGCCCAGCCTGCTGCGCAAGGCACTGGCGTCCCTCGACCGGCATGGCGACCGGATCAAGGCGCGCGACCGGATCGCCATCGTCGATTTTTCCGCGTCCTCATCCGACATGCGAATGCATTTCCTCGACGTCGCGGACGGCAAGGCGTCGCGCCTGCTGGTGGCACACGGCTCCGGCTCGGACCCGCGCCACACCGGGTTCGTCGAACGGTTCTCCAATGCCTTCAACTCCAACGCATCGAGCGAAGGCGCATTCCTGACGCAGGACTACTACGTGGGCAAACACGGTCGCTCGCAGCGGCTCGTCGGCCTAGACCCGACGAACAGCAACGCGCTGGCCCGTGCCGTGGTGATCCATAGCGCCTGGTACGCCAACGAGGACATGATCCGCACACATGGCAAGCTCGGCCGCAGCCAGGGCTGCTTTGCGGTGGGCGAGAACAAGCTCGATGACGTGTTCTCCTTCCTCGGAAAGGGCAGGATGATCTTCGCGGCTCGAACCTGA